The genomic interval ctgggattaaaagctgctacagactggtttatactgggattaaaagctgctacagactggtttatactgagattaaaagccgctacagactggtttatactgggactaaaagctgctacagactggtttatactgggattaaaagccgctacagactggtttatactgggattaaaagctgctacagactggtttatactgggattaaaagctgctacagactggtttataatgggattaaaagccgctacagactggtttatactgggattaaaagccgctacagactggtttatactgggattaaaagctgctacagactggtttatactgggattaaaagctgctacagactggtttatactgggactaaaagctgctacacactggtttataatgggattaaaagccgctacagactggtttatactgggattaaaagctgctacagactggtttatactgggattaaaagctgctacagactggtttatactgagattaaaagccgctacagactggtttatactgggactaaaagctgctacagactggtttatactgggattaaaagccgctacagactggtttatactgggattaaaagctgctacagactggtttataatgggattaaaagccgctacagactggtttatactgggattaaaagctgctacagactggtttatactgggattaaaagctgctacagactggtttatactgagattaaaagccgctacagactggtttatactgggactaaaagctgctacagactggtttatactgggattaaaagccgctacagactggtttatactgggattaaaagctgctacagactggtttatactgggattaaaagctgctacagactggtttataataggattaaaagccgctacagactggtttatactgggattaaaagctgctacagactggtttatactgggattaaaagctgctacagactggtttatactgggattaaaagctgctacagactggtttatactgggactaaaagctgctacacactggtttataatgggattaaaagccgctacagactggtttatactgggattaaaagctgctacagactggtttatactgggattaaaagctgctacagactggtttatactgggattaaaagctgctacagactggtttatactgagattaaaagctgttacacactgggttatactgggactaaaagctgttacagactggtttatactgggattaaaagccgctacagactggtttatactgggattaaaagccgctacacactggtttatactgggattaaaagctgttacagactggtttatactgggattaaaagccgctacagactggtttatactgggactaaaagctgctacagactggtttatactgggattaaaagccactacacactggtttatactgggattaaaagctgttacagactggtttatactgggattaaaagccgctacagactggtttatactgggattaaaagccgctgcatactggtttatactgggattaaaagctgctatagactggtttatactgggattaaaagctgctacagactggtttatactgggattaaaagccgctacagactggtttatactgggattaaaagctgctgcatactggtttatactgggattacaagctgctacagactggtttacactgggattaaaagccgctacatactggtttatactgggattaaaagctgttacagactggtttatactgggattaaaagccgctatacactggtttatactgggattaaaagctgctacagactggtttatactgggattaaaagctgctacagactggtctatactggaattaaaagccgttacagactggtttatactgggattaaaagctgctacagactggtttatactgggattaaaagccgttagagactggtttatactgggattaaaagctgctacagactggtttacactgggactaaaagctgctacagactggtttatactgggactaaaagccgctacacactggtttatacttggattaaaagctgctacagactggtttatactgggattaaaagctgctacagactggtttatactgggactaaaagccactacacactagtttatactgggattaaaagctggtacagactggtttatactgggattaaaagctgctacagactggtttatactgggtttaaaagcagctacagactggtttatactgggattaaaagctgctacagactggtttatactgggattaaaagctgctacagactggtttatactgggattaaaagctgctacggactggtttatactgggactaaaagccgctacacactggtttatactgggattaaaagctgttacagactggtttatactgggattaaaagatgctacagactggtttatactgggattaaaagctgctacagactggtttatactgggattaaaagctgttacagactggtttatactgggattaaaagatgctacagactgggtcacactgggattaaaagctgttacagactagttcatactgggattaaaagctgctacagactggtttatactgggattaaaagctgctacagactggtttatactgggattaaaagctgttacagactggtttatactgggattaaaagctgctacacactggtttatactgggattaaaagctgttacagactggtttatactgggactaaaagccgctacagactggtttatacttggagtaaaagctgctacagactggtttatactgggattaaaagctgctacagactggtttatactgggactaaaagccactacacactagtttatactgggattaaaagctgctacagactggtttatactgggactaaaagccactacacactagtttatactgggattaaaagctgctacagactggtttatactgggtttaaaagcagctacagactggtttatactgggattaaaagctgctacagactggtttatactgggattaaaagctgctacagactggtttatactgggattaaaagctgctacagactggtttatactgggattaaaagctgttacagactggtttatactgggactaaaagccgctacacactggtttatactgggattaaaagctgctacagactggtttatactgggattaaaagctgctacagactggtttatactgggattaaaagctgttacagactggtttatactgggattaaaagatgctacagactggtttatactgggattaaaagctgttacagactggtttatactgggattaaaagctgttacagactggtttatactgggattaaaagatgctacagactggtttatactgggattaaaagctgttacagactggtttatactgggattaaaaaatgctacagactggtttatactgggattaaaagctgttacagactggtttatactgggattaaaagatgctacagactggtttatactgggaccaaaagccgctacacactggtttatactgggattaaaagatgctacagactggtttatactgggactaaaagccgctacacactggtttatactgggattaaaagatgctacagactggtttatactgggattaaaagctgctacagactggtttatactgggattaaaagctgttacagactggtttatactgggattaaaagatgctacagactggtttatactgggattaaaagctgttacagactggtttatactgggattaaaagatgctacagactggtttatactgggattaaaagctgttacagactgggttatactgggattaaaagatgctacagactggtttatactgggattaaaagctgctacagactggtttatactgggattaaaagctgttacagactggtttatactgggattaaaagctgcagatGCTACACGAtttgtaagaaataaaaaccacaTGGTCCgaaaacatccaaagaaattttggagttttaaggtttaaggagaaaaatgatctcttctaaaaactgttttaataaaagttagtttaatgtttgtttcagttgaaatattattttaattagtttaaaattCCTAAATAATTCTGTTCTGATCAAACATTTTGATATTGATgtcactgttatttattttattaaaataattttcatttaactgaaaaactaaaaaggTACATTGCAtagtaaaatacagtaaaacatcaaaaaaatacaaaatggacTTTATTCcgcttatttattttcattaagtataaaaaatatttataaaataatatgttgtcatatttaaaaaaaaacagctgtattattttcttgtttatcaCCGAGGGAAATATGGTCATTACAACGTATGtgtattaaattatatatttatttgttctacAGTAAGAGGCAGTGTACtggatatttattattataaatgatgAACTCTAGCTCCCTAGTTTCACTGGGAACAGTGGGTTGCCAGGCCAGATTCTGGCCCGGGACCAGTTAGGGGtcaagggccttgctcaggggcccaggGCCTCAGGGGACCTCAAGAACCACTGGCTACCACAGCCTCTGACTCACTAATGTTCAATGTTGTGGCTAATAACCATCATGACCCATGCATAGACTAGAAAACAGCCTTGAAACAGGTGTGGTGGACACTGCATGAGAGGGCTGGAGTTTGAAGGAATAATTGTCTGACTGAGTGGACGTTCTTGTCTCTGCAGGTATTTGGGCATCACCAAACCCCTGACATACCCTGTTCGCCAGAACGGCTGCTGCATGGCGAAGATGATCCTGTCCGTGTGGCTGCTCTCTGCCTCCATCACCCTCCCCCCCCTCTTCGGCTGGGCGCAGAACGTCAACGACGGCAGAGTCTGCCTCATCAGCCAGGATTTCGGCTACACCGTCTACTCCACCGCCGTGGCCTTCTACATCCCCATGTCGGTGATGCTGATCATGTACTACAGGATCTACCGAGCAGCCAAGCTCAGCGCAGCCAAACACACCATCACCGGCTTCCCCAGGGAGGGGGAGCACCGTGCAGGGGTGCCTCATCGGGCTGGGAGAGGGGGGCCTGATGCCCTACAGCAGTCGGAATCAGGGGAAATGGGGAGCGTTGAAGGGACAGAGGccgagcaggaggaggaagctgaggaagaggaggagagccTGGACTGCGTGGCGGCGGCGTTGAAGATCCAgcgggaggtggaggaggagtgcAGCAGCCGCGTCTCCCGCCTGCTGAAGAGCGGCGAGTACCACCAGCGACGGAAGAGGAAAAACCAGTCCATCTTCAAGCGGGAGCAGAAGGCCGCGGCCACGCTGGGCATCGTGGTCGGTGCCTTTGCCTTCTGCTGGCTGCCCTTCTTCCTGGTGTCCACGGCCCGGCCCTTCGTCTGCGGCGTGGAGTGCAGCTGCGTGCCGCTTTGGCTGGAACGAACTCTGCTGTGGCTCGGCTACGCCAACTCCCTCATCAACCCCTTCATTTACGCCTTTTTTAATCGTGACCTGAGGACGACGTACAGCAACCTCCTGCGGTGCCGTTACAGGAACATTAACCGGAAGCTGTCGGCAGCCGGCATGCACGAGGCTCTGAAACTGGTGGAGAAGCCAGAAGCTGATGCATGAAGCTGTGGCTCTGCCAGCCGTTAATGCTGGGAAAAGACCCAACAGGGCTCAGAGAGGAGCGCGAGGCCTCCATGCTGCCAGACTGCTTGCTTCTCCAGACGATGACTGGACGcttatgaagctgaaatgagtGGTTGACGGAAAGCCGGCAgtttaaagatggctgctgcCTGGATGAAGAGTTCTTTGGGCATGTTTCCAACTTTGCATTCAGCTAAAAGCCTGgatggaatttctgcagctcagcagatggaaaagaaaaaaaatggaggatTTCCTGGAAGTCAAGCAGGCCAACAGAGTACAGCTCTGCATTTTCTAAAAAGCACCGTAATAAGCTCACAGCCAGATTGAAACTCTAATAACATGTAAAAATCCATGTTTGTATCAGTGGACCAgctgggggggtgggggggtatcTGTCGTACCTGTTTCCAGTTTATATCTGTTGCTTATTGGCCACTTTTCACTGTGTAGAAAGAGCAGAAACGTGCTCCATCATGTCACCCCCActtctttctattttttgatcaatgttttgttgtttgtgagtttgtttttgtgatttgcAGCTTACTGATGGAGAACGCAGAGATGTCGCAAACCtctagaagaaaaaagaaactttctgCACGTGCCCGAGCCGTTTCCCGTGTTGTCTTCTTTCACACTGTGTGCATCATCTTTTAGATTTGGCTCAAAGTTACGGAATTTCTTTCTCCTTGTGCTTCATGTCACAGCAGAAACAGCTGAGGAAACAGCTGACAAAACAGCTAATGAAACAGCTGACGAAACAGCTGATGAAACAGCTAATGAAACAGCTGACGAAACAGCTGACGAAATCTGAGCAGAAGTTGACGGCGGTTAAAGAGCCGACTTTTCAGGTCGCTCTGCTTTCTCTTGTTATTTCAAGCTGCACGACTCGACTGTAACTTATGTTGTTTCCAGTTTGCCCCATTTTGTGAAAAACTATTAAATCACAATTTGTAGTAAAAATCCTGCTGCAGCCCAAATGTTCTCTCCAAACACCTGATATGTGCACAGCTTTGGTATTTTTGCAAATGATTAAATgcataaaccataaaaaagtTTTGTTCTACGACGTTGAACATCACAGACGGACAGCTGTTAGGTTTGATGGTTTTCATGTTGAACTGTCGGTTTTACCGTGAGCGTCTTTTGGTGAAGAGGATGTTCCTGCTGAGCTGATAGAAACCTGCATGCTGTTGTTTATGCCGGCATCTTGTGCTGCTGTTGTTGGCTCCTCATACACCAGCGTTTGTGTGGTAAAAGGGATTTCGGCAGATTCTGAGGCTCCAGTTTCAGGACTCATGAAACTGCACACTAGCAAGTATAAGCATAATTCTGAGCTCATGGTGGCTGCTGCCAGAGAACGATGACCCCACCATCTGCTTTCACCCTCACCCCAAACATTTCAGATCGGTAGAGATGCACTGCGTAATGTTCCCacattaaaactctgcattctggactcgtttgatgggACAGTGATCCTGGAAATGTTGCTGTCTGAGCCTGAGAAACCgaacttcacaactttttctacTAGGACGCCACGTGATGTTGAGTTTCACTTTACACGCTACGTCACATGGTAGCAACACGCTAGCAACACGCTAGCAACGCGCTAGCAAGCGGATATTAACACACTGTCCGTTCTGAACgcgcaccgtggctgattcagcaaagacacgaatgaagacattatcagaagaagagacaagactgacttttactgtgtggagagatctcagagtacaggtaggatgaagatggatgctgatAGGTGGCATCACTGAGACAAGCTCTGTGGTGCTGCTTTGATATGggctttttaaaggttttaaggCACACTTTAAATGAGCTTGGAATGAGACGTTGTACATCCTCTATACACATTAAATTCTGGGAGTGGATTCTTTATCTTTGACTAATACATGAGCCATCTTTACCACCTGTCCTACCAAATGAACCGAGTTTAGAGCCGatttaattctttaaaataGCAAAACTCTTCACATTTTATGGCTTTTTGTGTGTTATGACGAGAAAATGCCGAACCTGTTCACCATCACAGTTCACAGATCTACACAACGCTGCCCGCTCGGTATCGTCAGCATCGTGGACTCATTGCAGATGACTGAGTCATGACGAGTGGAGTCATTGACAGTCCTGTCCTTGGCGGCGTTTGCAGAGAAAACCACAGAAGTTCTGAgatccctttctttttttcttttctttttggctcaTCTTGAGTTTGTTAATCTTTTAGAAAATGTGTGCCTGGTTTTTTCAACatcacatttttgttgtttgctaatGTCTCGGCACAAACATGCAGGCGAGCCAGCATCGGTGGCAGCGAGGACAAAGTCTGTTCACGCAGAATGAAACTCTGGAGCTCGTAAGTTACGGCCCAACATGGGTTTCAGACCTCTGGCCCACATCTGTGCTTCTCAAGCTTTGCTCAACATTGTTCCGCAGTGGAATAACGTTTTAACCAAGTACCACCTAAACCAGGGTGTTCAGGTTCAGGTACCGGTTCAGGTTCAAGTTCAGGTTCCGGTTCAGATTccggttcaggttcaggttcaggttccGGTTCCGGTtccggttctggttcagatTGGACCAGCTAAATAACAGAATATAACCTATAAGTGATAAAAACTCATAATTCCACCTTTTAACATCTGGATTACTTCCAGTAAGTAATCCAGATGTTTACACTTACTGAATTTTCCATTTAGAAAATATTGTGAACCTAAAATTTTTGtggagaaaaaatgtaaaatttatttacacatttttcctttaactttaatttgagtttcatttttttatttatttataaaaattgatttaaatttgttttataaacTGTGAATATcagtaattttatattttaatataaatatatttatctatatattttttttaacttattttattttatttcttgtttttttacacattaaatttattttacatatttatatatttactcatttacacatTGATTATAACTCACTCATCACCATGGATCTATAAACCTGCGAACATTTAATTCCAGCTATCTGGAAGAGAAAAATCCAGGATTCCACATGATGATCAGAGGAACTTTTCCacatctagaagttattttaaatgtacatacgtgtccatttccacatgtgtgtagtaatcctgaccacctgaacgggctcacctcatcatacaaactcAAGTCATGTCTATTAACTCAGAAAGATGGACCAGATTAAACCAGTTCTCCTCCTTGGAGGAGGTGTTGTTTATTTCTCATGGACCCTGAAGTGTCTCCATGGGCTTCCTGCGTCTCGTCCAGACACTTGCAGCAGCGCAGGTATTAATACGTAACGGCAGAGATAAGGAATCTTCACATCcatctgtctgctgcagatttgCTCTCATTAACTTGACTTTATTCAGCAGCTGTGTGAGAATCGCAGCGGTAAGACAAAGAAAACGGATGTGTGAACATTAACTTCCTGCTTTCATCATTCATTCAAGCTGCTCTCTGTGAgactgaataaaacacaaaacgGTCTCTGAGCCTTAATTAGCAAGTGGGACGGCATCAGAGATGCTAAACGCTGCTTCACTTTCACTTAAATTATTCACAGAAAACTCTTCAAAGATTCCACCTCATTCCATCCAGCATCAGGGTTTTAGCTTCAGACCTCACAGAGTTGTAAAAAAGAAGCGTTCAGTCATGCTCTTCCTCTGGGCTCGGTGCCATGATGGCCCAGCTCCACATCCTTTCGTTGAATAACGGGAGAACGGTTGCCAGTACAGTGTTAAACAAACACAGCGCGCTGGTGATGAAGCCGGGAGGAGAAAATGAATGTACGGCAGAAGTTTGGTTTAGAGGGGAATAAAACTGGATGTGTTCCCTCTCCCAAGATAAAACGGAGCATCAGGGTCTTCAGCTGCACGTTCCCGGTTGGGCGGCCATTTCAACATTAATGAAAGCATCTGATTATCACCTTCGCCAGATAGCCGTTTCCGTTCCTGAAATACAACAAGCTGCTAAAACCCGAGTTTCTGTCCCAGTTGGACCTCATCAGTTCACCAGAACATGGACCAACTAATCAGACCTCTTTAACTGAATATTAATATGGAAATAAACGCCTGGTgtgacgctgctgtgaggaaatgatATCTTGAGGATTGgttcacaccaggagccagcccACTCATGACCACAGAGACCACCACCACTGGAAACCACCCAGATCAAGACATGCAaaggtccacaccacagccatagggCTGCTGTGCAGGACCCTCCCAGACAAGGCCTGTCCCTCCAGCAACGACCctgcagactgagcaggcaTAGCCCCCGGCATGAAGGATCCCCataaagaaaacactggagCTAAAGGTAAGACCAACTAAAGTGTCCCCATCACTCGGATCATGTTTCATCATAAAAACCTGCAATGTTTGGGAAATGGCAACAGTCTGTTCCATCTACTTCCAGACTTTTCCTGCTACgtccaaacagctgctgctgaaacCAAGGACGTAGGCTGAGTTTCACATTGGCAGGGACTTAAAACTGGTCCAGAGTCCCCTGGGAGACCAACGTTTTGCTGAACTTATGACAGACGTTAACTAGCAGTGGATCGGACATCTGAACAAGCAGAAgtttataatgcaaaatataaacTTCTTTCTCTAATtatgactgtttttcttttttttttttttttttttttttttaacttgtcctgtccagcatcatagcaagcaaaatgataatctggttgctgtatcgtgctcaacaaatttgctctgccaaggggaggcctatgggtaaggctcctcttgataatgtgattaatttatttatttatttactttatatcagggaatctatgtaatcttgctggacctgaccggaggggacagaaaaagatggaaaatagcaaaaaaagagcaaaagggaaagaagaaaggagacaaaaagatcacagacagaaggaaaacgtcccttcaatccacaccatcaccagacaacaaactgttacacctgtacatgaacacaccagaaaatttcctacaacttttacaaaaacagaaacacacacacagaaaaaaaaaacaaaaaaaaaaaaaacagggctgccagtcattaagagtttttaaataataaccaaatcaaatcaaaaagacataacagcgaccagatactaactcacaggaaaaatgcaaattttttttttttttttttttttttcctttcttttaataattatcgcttaatgTTAAagacccactagacaactcagtgactgtgtcagcatgcagagcatgagaaacaaggagtgatcagtgatgaagagcggcgagtgagatcatgcaaatgcgacctcgcctccacggaggccagaggcagaccagggcctgggccgggccctcagcagcagacccggagcaccaacccatgccaccccaccacgaagacaactccagccccacccgaagggcggcagaggagagccccagcaagagccccccacagtcccggggcacaggccccagtgggccaagatcagcagccgctggccccgccagggaccggcccacccagggcagcccaagcgaagggcccagggccccagaagcccagag from Melanotaenia boesemani isolate fMelBoe1 chromosome 16, fMelBoe1.pri, whole genome shotgun sequence carries:
- the LOC121655151 gene encoding 5-hydroxytryptamine receptor 7-like is translated as MVVAGASNGTLGSDMRSSFVSEDKVGGGNPGGSIDIMISEALAPRLLKIAQGAAEAAAAVAAAAATSPSTSTQPQVMETNGTRCGEQILSYGRVEKVLIGGVLTMLTLSTICGNLLVVISVCFVKKLRQPSNYLIVSLAVADLSVALAVMPFVSITDLIGGQWIFGQFFCNVFIAMDVMCCTASIMTLCVISIDRYLGITKPLTYPVRQNGCCMAKMILSVWLLSASITLPPLFGWAQNVNDGRVCLISQDFGYTVYSTAVAFYIPMSVMLIMYYRIYRAAKLSAAKHTITGFPREGEHRAGVPHRAGRGGPDALQQSESGEMGSVEGTEAEQEEEAEEEEESLDCVAAALKIQREVEEECSSRVSRLLKSGEYHQRRKRKNQSIFKREQKAAATLGIVVGAFAFCWLPFFLVSTARPFVCGVECSCVPLWLERTLLWLGYANSLINPFIYAFFNRDLRTTYSNLLRCRYRNINRKLSAAGMHEALKLVEKPEADA